A window of the Trichoderma asperellum chromosome 6, complete sequence genome harbors these coding sequences:
- a CDS encoding uncharacterized protein (EggNog:ENOG41), which translates to MLPASQIASPRARLLLARGALASAQSSTSQQCRQFCGFDLGRQRQRVYALKYLVNRRLSWENPKSGSTKAAAPSSGKYTRVKDIKSWSDDLSGARPGRNIEDVEREAINHLFNKDDGVWTLLQNLRQQMHPHRSSGKVTAENVLKATTGDSLNFIDPITNRKVTRAERGKYSATGFDDPNAPRKLTPEEESKQYTDLGDYKPAKWNEPDGLPHLTPEERSKIYEDLPEYSKMKIDNPNAPRKLTPEEESKNYDDLDKYKPVTWNEPDGLPQLTPEEKSKLYEDLDKYGPVKWNEPDGLQERTQEEKSKDYKDLHKYGPATWDEPDGLRRLTPEEKSKNYTDLHAYGSPFTCRESVLKDYEAIQNDPTPKAEPIPAKVEVRDCKPEQYDDLDKYGPVRWNEPDGLRPLTPEELSKNYEDLYRYAQYPNAGPAVPRIHPEEASKAYKDLPQYSAFPNAGPAVERIHPEEASKVYKDLPGYAVDGFVEPDKIRHVHPEELTKNYTDLGAYEPQTFDSPDTPYPMHPEEASKAYKDLHGYQAAPPDVESYDAKVSGEESSLEALTADEIRSQVLSRANVGAQELVAEKEEAEMELSSMDERFPSELSKSESEPIERITSKLAQLRAEKDPYSNDPKGLETSYSEECGSETAAAVAKHYESSPASAAAVTDEPTMYKILAYDTSTESVSVAETTSDDHDVSTPAKLTDVLMQLSHASKFLPYFKPLQEHGYDIQSGGGDVLIFRKNRPASPNASDLPSEPAPSNTNTTRINPVDMMGQSVTGNFASPTGFVNYDDSLEDYHKKRAPPFRTADTQRGKAEREGPVAPEKKKRSLGKKLVMGTVWVGGAAYAVGAVAEHLSTAAK; encoded by the coding sequence ATGCTGCCAGCTTCGCAAATCGCCTCGCCTCGTGCAAGGCTTCTACTCGCCCGCGGTGCTCTGGCTTCTGCGCAATCAAGTACCAGCCAACAGTGCCGACAATTCTGCGGCTTCGATCTCgggcgccagcgccagcgcgtCTATGCCTTGAAATACCTGGTTAACCGACGCCTCTCCTGGGAGAACCCCAAATCAGGGAGCACAAAGGCAGCCGCCCCTTCTTCCGGAAAATACACCAGAGTAAAGGACATTAAGTCGTGGTCGGATGACTTGTCTGGGGCCCGCCCCGGTCGCAATATTGAGGATGTCGAGCGAGAGGCCATCAATCATCTGTTCAATAAGGACGATGGCGTATGGACATTGCTGCAGAATCTCCGACAGCAAATGCACCCACACCGCAGCTCCGGCAAAGTCACGGCCGAGAATGTGCTGAAAGCCACTACGGGTGACAGCCTCAACTTCATCGACCCCATTACCAACCGCAAGGTGACCCGCGCCGAGCGTGGCAAATACTCGGCTACGGGCTTCGACGACCCGAATGCACCTCGAAAGCTGACCCCAGAAGAGGAATCGAAGCAGTACACTGATCTCGGCGACTACAAGCCCGCGAAATGGAACGAGCCCGATGGCCTGCCCCATCTGACCCCTGAGGAGCGCTCCAAGATATACGAGGACTTGCCCGAGTACTCTAAAATGAAGATTGACAATCCAAACGCACCACGAAAGCTGACACCCGAAGAAGAGTCAAAGAATTACGACGATTTGGACAAGTATAAGCCCGTGACGTGGAATGAGCCCGACGGCCTCCCACAGCTTACGCCCGAGGAGAAGTCTAAACTCTACGAAGATCTTGACAAGTATGGCCCCGTTAAGTGGAATGAGCCCGACGGGCTACAAGAGAGAACTCAGGAAGAAAAGTCCAAGGATTACAAGGACTTGCACAAATACGGCCCCGCCACCTGGGACGAGCCAGATGGCCTTCGTCGCCTGACTCCAGAGGAAAAGTCGAAAAACTATACAGATTTGCATGCGTACGGCAGCCCGTTTACCTGCAGGGAGTCTGTTCTCAAGGACTACGAGGCCATTCAGAACGACCCCACGCCCAAGGCAGAGCCGATTCCTGCCAAGGTTGAGGTGCGTGACTGCAAGCCAGAGCAATATGATGACCTGGACAAGTACGGACCTGTTCGTTGGAATGAGCCCGATGGCCTTCGTCCATTGACCCCCGAGGAGCTCTCTAAAAACTACGAGGATCTCTACCGATATGCGCAATATCCCAACGCCGGCCCCGCAGTTCCGCGAATTCACCCGGAGGAGGCATCCAAGGCATACAAAGACTTGCCCCAGTACTCTGCATTTCCTAATGCAGGCCCGGCAGTGGAGAGAATCCATCCTGAAGAAGCCTCCAAGGTCTACAAGGATCTTCCCGGCTATGCTGTCGACGGATTTGTCGAGCCGGACAAGATTCGTCACGTCCACCCCGAAGAGCTGACAAAAAATTATACCGACCTGGGTGCGTATGAGCCGCAGACCTTTGACTCTCCCGATACGCCTTACCCCATGCATCCTGAGGAAGCATCGAAGGCGTACAAGGATCTTCATGGTTACCAGGCAGCCCCTCCAGATGTGGAGTCTTACGACGCAAAGGTGTCTGGGGAGGAGAGCTCCCTGGAGGCGTTGACGGCGGATGAGATTCGAAGTCAGGTGCTGAGCAGGGCCAACGTGGGTGCACAAGAGTTGGTagcagaaaaggaagaagcagagatggaATTGAGTTCTATGGATGAAAGGTTTCCCAGTGAGTTGTCAAAGTCCGAATCCGAACCGATCGAACGCATCACCAGCAAACTGGCCCAGTTACGCGCCGAGAAGGACCCGTACTCTAACGATCCAAAGGGACTAGAAACTAGCTATTCTGAGGAGTGTGGCAGcgagacggcggcggctgtaGCCAAGCACTACGAGTCGTCGCCAGCCTCGGCCGCAGCGGTAACAGATGAGCCAACCATGTACAAGATCCTGGCCTACGACACGTCAACCGAATCTGTTAGCGTTGCCGAGACCACATCCGACGATCACGACGTTTCTACTCCTGCAAAACTGACGGACGTGTTGATGCAACTATCGCACGCGTCCAAATTTCTCCCTTACTTTAAACCACTACAGGAACACGGCTACGATATCCAATCgggcggcggcgatgtgCTTATTTTCCGCAAGAACCGGCCTGCTTCCCCCAACGCCAGCGACCTCCCTTCTGAACCGGCGCCCAGCAACACAAACACCACTCGCATCAATCCGGTTGACATGATGGGACAGTCCGTGACGGGCAACTTTGCCAGCCCTACTGGATTCGTTAACTACGACGACAGCCTGGAGGACTACCACAAGAAGCGAGCACCACCTTTTCGCACCGCTGATACGCAGCGGGGCAAAGCCGAGCGGGAGGGGCCAGTGGCtcccgagaagaagaagaggagccttGGCAAGAAGCTGGTGATGGGCACCGTCTGGGTAGGAGGAGCAGCGTATGCTGTTGGGGCTGTAGCAGAGCACCTTTCTACGGCGGCCAAATAA
- a CDS encoding uncharacterized protein (BUSCO:EOG092D01ZK) produces MKRTAAASRAPGAKFGGFGAPGGTGTLSYLTEPPSFSAVSDPNVVVSLKNLLKKDSTTKTKALEDLLAYVQAQPFEKSGGVEDAILDVWTDIYPRTGIDNARRVRELAHSLQFELIKSARRRAERHIPKIVGAWLAGLYDRDRGVARAASDGLSSFINTPEKVAAFWKKCQSQILDYAIDAIRETQDTLSDERSTNKDDAEAKYLRVIGSSLSLVLSLLQRLNDEETSKQSHKLDEFFDEETVWRAITFNDSSVRKSVCHLVITCLNRKLPYAESTQAKQAIVTGGLKTSQTGSALDYVRALTRLSQAAPDIWTPSPKEKKPALLRLRQFIEKGSQGCPAKFWEHLDELISVLPEDQMKKLETASEFLDAVKAGVTNREEPRTNTSMAWKCFIDTLKRLNRNLSEDEKLEFARRHICPLFENSLLTISDKPVAIPLGPNAMSILVEAHLTILRGSQNVISVSAEEWERLADVLCNKISNSLPEVSREYQSSQDKIFEEGRRWFSLVGEIRRKLVSIGESLPDQTAAPSKRVISHCIDILRNRNMKPYGAAGVLEYALSTSQHLFDGETGDKTAEFLSAAAGDSIEKVIQSASSRPLLSCLNLFGAIPSREPTYRKIWGAWVEAVSEVSDRAVRNSALTSLISEEKASELTQSNAKLQTYIVTEAIEAVKSEASGWDLLEAGMNGQGLSDESCKQLSEKVLEILDKEPEFVEPALRALEILAKGKPKLFTENSSLHTALVAQLLSLTEISNSVVSSKAIAIRAILQGDGAGNQPVIQIIHDNLERAGPQSLDIETLSKQAQQAHAAGIAVEEIFPSTNIWMQKLAPFLDQPINPSLSITNSLGGAVTLTNSAARPTEIRVHRDKKGRSVPLRMSLYSALLLKDGIDITALPRQFQIELLFIQCLTIQLATDQIDSMDDDSLWLGLESDESASEAESLVTMLKNFINKKSLVSKWWDNSVDNEQAHVFRGLVDLLKEESKELTPRGVYSARAISEIVQVFSESHSLSSDLEEALLKPVLTRAAPETALLAAAMLSGLGETLETSKLASTFLNRLVSDIAGASANGNKTMITLVLLNLSAQVYETGQLPVASNRIVFAVKQITSWLENEEPLSAPLSAEICRVLNQLLPCMSDVFGSYWEKAIDFSLDLWDRAVEYPLPDALPFIHSSLKLVKTLKSLEDPNDDLQDALRESAGKRSKSLIGLLKLPRGASSQPLEIVDAMLCREVEKVSIKSIKDVSDIYELVASESQDIQTAAFDILHRAIPAIQEQRSIDTVLDKTEARLPDELLSLLLDAPTLDRYPDEVLALFPSPIRSYLLSWKLVFDAYSASSYKLRNDFTENLKTDNCISPFLDFMFDVLGHSAARPLNLEREQLTTEHIQEYDVKVARSEPEERSMHWLLVHLYYLTLKYIPGLFKAWYLDCRSKQTRIAVEAWTTKYFSPLIISEALDEVQMWADEQEAPGDEEQEVLVKISKNAREVIVGYEIDDLTASIVIKVSPNYPIEAVTVTGHEAVAVKDRTWNSWIMTTQGVITFSGGSVVDGVQILKRNIVGALKGQTECAICYSVIAADKRMADKRCTTCKNLFHRSCLYKWFQTSSQNTCPLCRNPIDYLGADTQKRRRG; encoded by the exons ATGAAGCGcaccgccgctgccagcCGTGCTCCGGGAGCCAAGTTCGGCGGCTTCGGTGCCCCGGGCGGGACTGGCACCCTGTCGTACCTCACCGAACCCCCGTCATTTAGCGCCGTGTCGGACCCGAATGTCGTTGTGTCTCTCAAGAACCTGCTGAAGAAGGACAGCACCACAAAGACCAAAGCTCTGGAGGATCTGCTGGCGTATGTGCAGGCGCAGCCTTTTGAGAAGAGCGGCGGCGTCGAGGATGCCATTCTGGACGTCTGGACCGACATCTACCCACGGACAGGCATTGACAACGCCCGCCGAGTGCGCGAATTGGCTCATAGCCTGCAGTTTGAGCTCATCAAGTCTGCAAGGAGGCGTGCAGAACGACATATCCCCAAGATCGTGGGCGCGTGGCTGGCCGGCCTCTACGACCGAGATCGAGGAGTTGCGCGCGCCGCCAGCGATGGCCTCTCCTCCTTCATCAACACTCCAGAAAAGGTCGCAGCCTTTTGGAAGAAATGCCAGTCACAGATCCTCGACTATGCCATTGATGCGATCCGGGAAACACAGGATACCCTGAGCGACGAGAGATCGACGAACAAGGATGACGCAGAAGCAAAGTATCTCAGGGtcattggcagcagcttgtcgCTGGTTCTGAGTCTCCTCCAGCGACTAAACGACGAAGAAACCAGCAAGCAGAGCCACAAACTCGACGAATTCTTTGACGAGGAGACTGTGTGGCGCGCCATTACCTTCAACGACTCCTCTGTGCGAAAGTCCGTATGCCACCTTGTAATTACGTGTCTCAATCGCAAACTTCCCTATGCCGAGTCTACCCAGGCGAAACAGGCCATAGTCACCGGCGGCCTCAAGACCAGCCAGACTGGCTCCGCGCTCGATTATGTCCGAGCCCTGACGAGACTATCGCAAGCTGCCCCCGATATCTGGACGCCTTCccccaaagaaaagaagcctGCGCTCTTGCGGCTACGGCAGTTCATTGAAAAGGGCTCACAGGGCTGCCCTGCCAAATTTTGGGAACACCTTGACGAGCTCATTTCTGTCCTCCCAGAAGaccagatgaagaagctggagacggCTTCCGAATTCTTGGATGCTGTAAAGGCCGGTGTGACGAATCGTGAGGAGCCCCGGACGAATACCTCCATGGCCTGGAAGTGCTTCATCGATACACTTAAACGCCTAAATAGAAATCTTTCCGAAGATGAGAAGCTCGAATTTGCCCGCCGGCACATTTGCCCCCTTTTCGAAAACTCCCTCCTAACCATATCCGACAAGCCTGTGGCCATTCCTCTTGGACCAAACGCCATGAGTATTCTGGTTGAAGCTCATCTTACTATTCTTCGGGGCTCTCAAAATGTCATCTCAGTGTCGGCGGAAGAGTGGGAACGTTTGGCTGATGTGTTATGCAACAAGATCTCCAATTCTCTTCCTGAGGTGTCCCGAGAGTATCAGTCATCCCAGGACAAGATTTTTGAGGAAGGCCGACGATGGTTTAGCCTCGTTGGGGAGATTCGCAGAAAGTTAGTCAGTATCGGGGAATCTTTGCCGGATCAGACAGCCGCTCCCTCCAAGAGAGTCATCAGCCACTGCATAGATATTTTGCGAAATCGAAATATGAAACCGTACGGTGCTGCCGGAGTTTTAGAGTACGCACTTAGCACTTCTCAGCATCTTTTCGACGGCGAGACAGGAGACAAGACTGCCGAGTTTTTGTCTGCAGCTGCGGGAGACTCAATAGAAAAGGTTATTCAATCTGCTTCAAGCAGGCCCCTTCTTTCGTGCCTTAACCTCTTTGGTGCGATTCCGTCAAGAGAACCAACCTACCGCAAGATTTGGGGAGCCTGGGTTGAGGCAGTCTCGGAAGTTTCTGACCGTGCTGTTCGCAACTCGGCTCTTACGTCTCTCATTTCTGAAGAAAAGGCTTCAGAGCTTACGCAAAGCAACGCCAAGCTCCAGACCTATATCGTAACGGAAGCAATTGAAGCTGTGAAGAGCGAGGCATCTGGATGGGATCTACTAGAAGCTGGTATGAACGGCCAAGGTCTTTCTGACGAGAGCTGCAAGCAGCTCTCCGAGAAAGTCCTGGAAATCCTCGACAAAGAGCCTGAATTTGTGGAACCAGCGCTGAGAGCGTTGGAAATCCTTGCCAAGGGCAAACCAAAGCTCTTCACCGAGAATAGCTCTCTCCACACCGCTTTGGTTGCGCAGTTGTTGAGCCTGACTGAAATTAGCAACAGCGTTGTTTCATCAAAGGCCATTGCAATTCGCGCAATTCTTCAAGGGGATGGAGCGGGAAATCAGCCAGTAATCCAAATTATACATGACAATCTTGAGCGGGCAGGCCCCCAATCATTGGATATTGAAACTCTCTCCAAGCAGGCCCAACAAGCACACGCGGCAGGTATTGCCGTTGAAGAAATCTTCCCAAGCACGAACATCTGGATGCAGAAGCTAGCACCATTCTTGGATCAGCCAATCAACCCTTCCTTGTCCATCACCAACAGCCTGGGCGGTGCTGTCACTTTGACCAACTCAGCAGCTCGCCCGACCGAGATTCGCGTTCATAGAGACAAAAAAGGCCGCTCCGTGCCTTTGAGAATGTCTCTTTATTCTGCTCTCCTTTTAAAGGATGGTATTGATATTACTGCGCTTCCGCGTCAATTCCAGATCGAGCTGCTCTTTATCCAATGCCTCACCATACAACTCGCTACTGATCAGATTGACTCCATGGACGACGACTCACTATGGCTTGGCTTGGAGTCTGATGAGTCTGCATCAGAGGCGGAGTCTCTGGTGACTATGCTGAAGAATTTCATCAACAAGAAGTCGCTGGTGTCAAAATGGTGGGATAATTCTGTGGACAATGAACAGGCTCACGTTTTCCGTGGTCTTGTCGATCTTCTAAAGGAGGAATCGAAGGAACTGACACCCAGAGGCGTGTATAGTGCCCGCGCTATCAGCGAGATTGTACAGGTCTTTTCGGAGTCTCACAGCCTGTCATCTGACCTGGAAGAGGCTCTACTCAAACCAGTGTTGACAAGGGCTGCCCCTGAAACTGCTCTTCTCGCCGCTGCTATGCTCTCGGGCCTCGGAGAGACCTTGGAGACTTCCAAGCTCGCGAGCACTTTCCTTAATCGCCTTGTTAGTGACATCGCGGGGGCTTCTGCAAATGGCAATAAGACCATGATTACGCTCGTTTTGCTTAATCTATCTGCGCAAGTGTACGAAACGGGACAACTGCCTGTAGCTAGCAACCGTATTGTTTTCGCCGTCAAGCAGATTACCTCTTGGCTCGAGAATGAGGAGCCTTTGAGCGCTCCTCTATCTGCCGAGATCTGCCGCGTGCTGAACCAGCTGCTTCCTTGCATGAGCGACGTGTTTGGCTCATACTGGGAAAAGGCCATTGATTTCAGCCTCGACCTGTGGGATAGAGCGGTTGAGTACCCTCTTCCAGATGCTCTGCCTTTCATCCACTCTTCTCTCAAGCTCGTAAAGACACTGAAGAGCCTTGAGGATCCAAATGATGACCTACAGGATGCCCTTAGAGAATCAGCAGGCAAGCGTTCCAAATCGTTGATTGGGCTGCTCAAGCTGCCTCGCGgtgccagcagccagccGCTCGAGATTGTAGATGCCATGCTATGCCGGGAAGTGGAGAAGGTGTccattaaaagtattaaagacGTTTCGGACATTTATGAACTGGTTGCTTCGGAGTCGCAGGATATTCAGACAGCGGCCTTTGATATTCTGCACAGGGCGATACCAGCCATCCAAGAGCAGCGATCTATTGACACTGTTTTGGATAAGACAG AGGCTCGCTTGCCGGATGAGTTGCTATCATTGCTTCTTGACGCACCAACGCTGGATCGGTATCCCGACGAAGTGCTCGCACTATTCCCTTCCCCGATTCGAAGCTACCTGCTATCGTGGAAGCTCGTCTTCGACGCCTATTCTGCATCATCATACAAGCTGAGAAACGACTTTACAGAGAATCTCAAGACAGACAATTGCATATCCCCCTTCTTGGACTTTATGTTTGATGTGCTTGGCCACTCTGCCGCACGGCCGCTGAACCTCGAGAGAGAGCAGCTTACTACAGAGCATATCCAAGAATACGACGTCAAGGTCGCCAGATCAGAGCCCGAAGAAAGGAGCATGCACTGGCTGCTCGTACACCTGTACTATCTCACGCTGAAATATATTCCCGGCCTCTTTAAGGCCTGGTATCTGGACTGCCGATCTAAACAAACGCGCATTGCAGTGGAGGCATGGACGACAAAGTACTTTTCACCTCTGATTATCTCAGAGGCTCTCGATGAGGTGCAAATGTGGGCAGACGAGCAGGAGGCCCCCGGAGACGAGGAGCAGGAAGTACTTGTCAAGATTTCCAAGAATGCAAGAGAAGTCATTGTCGGCTACGAAATCGACGACCTAACAGCGTCTATCGTCATCAAGGTGTCGCCCAACTACCCCATCGAAGCCGTCACAGTCACGGGCCATGAAGCCGTGGCTGTCAAGGACCGCACATGGAACAGCTGGATCATGACGACCCAGGGCGTGATTACGTTTTCCGGCGGCAGCGTCGTGGACGGCGTGCAGATCCTCAAGCGAAACATTGTGGGCGCGCTCAAGGGCCAGACCGAGTGCGCCATCTGCTACAGCGTCATCGCGGCGGACAAGCGCATGGCGGACAAGCGGTGCACGACGTGCAAGAACCTGTTCCACCGGTCGTGCTTGTATAAGTGGTTCCAGACGAGTAGCCAGAATACGTGCCCGCTGTGTAGAAATCCGATTGATTACCTGGGGGCTGATACGCAGAAGAGAAGGCGCGGTTAG
- a CDS encoding uncharacterized protein (EggNog:ENOG41) produces MDSPTRKPAAAQVALPAPSSTTTTTTSSASSTSSTSASASASASASSTSLASPLKRPAPSLLPPFEPSSSPGLPRPAKRQNVGSAPHLRYPTPNIPTSSTGILSSSPLREKLSRGASERTPLSAVPSIELNENGEMLLMGRSSNSSHFQLSANRLISRVHVKARYVQAATPLEANKIEITCNGWNGLKLHCQGRTWELLKGDSFTSETEGTEIMVDVHDARVLIQWPKRSSSVVDANGLLSDASWEDSPPRSQTRASAMLQASPLRRPARIQSPDSPTPAPRRRSVVAADEETGIQIYEDDDENLPDSDGQEDPDVSISMRTEATASFSSDFEPDEEEDDESDPDEENDPIIHSFGPYGANISTRMASISTKSPRVTSSKRALKKGSTETLVPRKTTRDLDSAETSPRKRAKKEASREQTPTPNGRREKEEEEEEEKEVKREQEEEEEEEEEEEEKPPKILSEADAAISNHVVNQLAYSRLSSTPLSTIMHNLPAEQTKDLSRDALRVLIETTACIGIIERQGKDAAGKALESEYYYIPEADTDAQRRAAVVDGLRKPSLRACRKQHKQYYWKRPKTP; encoded by the exons ATGGATTCGCCCACGCGAAAGCCGGCAGCCGCCCAAGTGGCGCTCCCCGCTCCATCGTcaacgacaacaacaacaacatcgtCAGCATCGtcgacatcatcaacatcagcctcagcctcagcctcagcctcagcctcgtcgacATCGCTGGCGTCCCCGCTGAAGCGTCCAGCTCCATCTCTGCTGCCGCCCTTTGagccctcatcctcgcctGGCCTGCCCCGGCCTGCCAAACGCCAGAATGTCGGCTCGGCTCCCCATCTGCGCTATCCCACGCCCAACATCCCAACCTCCAGCACCGGCATCCTGTCCAGCTCGCCTCTCCGGGAAAAGCTGAGCCGAGGCGCCTCCGAGCGGACGCCCCTCTCAGCCGTGCCGTCCATTGAGCTCAACGAGAATggcgagatgctgctgatgggCCGGTCCTCCAACTCGTCTCACTTCCAGCTTTCTGCCAACCGTCTCATCTCACGCGTGCATGTCAAGGCCCGATATGTGCAGGCGGCCACTCCCCTGGAGGCTAACAAAATCGAGATTACCTGCAATGGCTGGAACGGCCTGAAGCTGCACTGCCAGGGCCGGACGTGGGAGCTGCTAAAGGGCGACAGCTTCACTAGCGAGACGGAGGGAACTGAAATCATGGTTGATGTTCACGATGCCCGCGTCCTGATCCAGTGGCCCAAGCGCAGCTCCTCGGTGGTGGACGCCAATGGTCTCCTGTCGGATGCCAGCTGGGAAGACTCGCCGCCGCGCTCGCAGACGAGGGCCTCGGCCATGCTGCAGGCTTCCCCTCTGCGGCGACCTGCGCGAATCCAGTCCCCTGATAGCCCCACTCCGGCACCTCGACGACGGTCTGTGGTAGCAGCAGACGAAGAGACGGGCATCCAGATCtacgaggacgacgacgaaaacCTGCCCGACTCTGATGGCCAAGAGGACCCTGATGTCTCCATTAGCATGCGGACCGAGGCTAcggccagcttctccagcgaTTTTGAAcctgatgaggaggaggacgacgagAGTGATCCGGACGAGGAAAACGATCCAATCATCCACTCCTTTGGCCCGTATGGCGCCAACATCTCGACCCGCATGGCGTCCATCTCGACGAAATCGCCTCGCGTGACTTCTTCCAAGCGGGCTTTGAAGAAGGGCTCGACCGAGACTCTGGTGCCTAGGAAAACGACTCGGGATTTGGACAGTGCCGAGACCAGCCCGCGCAAAAGGGCAAAGAAGGAAGCATCTCGCGAGCAAACCCCAACTCCCAATGGACgacgagagaaggaagaggaggaagaagaagagaaagaagtcaagagagagcaggaggaagaagaagaagaggaagaggaagaggaagagaagcccCCCAAGATTCTCTCGGAAGCCGATGCCGCCATCTCTAACCATGTCGTCAACCAGCTCGCCTACTCTCGCTTGTCTTCCACGCCGCTGTCCACCATCATGCACAACCTGCCTGCCGAGCAGACCAAGGACCTCTCCCGGGACGCTCTTAGGGTGCTCATCGAGACTACTGCTTGCATTGGCATCATCGAGCGCCAGGGCAAGGACGCTGCCGGCAAGGCTCTGGAGAGCGAGTATTACTACATCCCCGAGGCCGACACCGATGCTCAGCGACGGGCGGCGGTTGTGGATGGACTGCGGAAGCCCAGCCTGCGGGCGTGCCGAAAGCAGCACAAG CAATACTACTGGAAGCGCCCTAAGACGCCTTGA